A genomic segment from Sphingopyxis sp. DBS4 encodes:
- the tnpB gene encoding IS66 family insertion sequence element accessory protein TnpB (TnpB, as the term is used for proteins encoded by IS66 family insertion elements, is considered an accessory protein, since TnpC, encoded by a neighboring gene, is a DDE family transposase.) — protein MIPLPPTTRIYLACGATDMRKGFDGLAVLVQQVLEKSPHSGALFAFRGKRGDLVKLLWYDGQGLCLFSKRMDRGRFVWPITKAGKVSLTAAQLSMLLEGIDWRRPERTAAPLLAG, from the coding sequence ATGATCCCGTTACCGCCGACGACACGGATATATCTGGCCTGCGGCGCCACCGATATGCGCAAGGGGTTCGACGGCCTCGCGGTGCTAGTGCAGCAGGTGCTGGAGAAGAGTCCGCACTCGGGCGCGCTGTTCGCGTTCCGCGGCAAGCGCGGCGATCTGGTCAAGCTGCTCTGGTATGATGGCCAGGGCCTGTGCCTCTTCTCGAAGCGCATGGACCGTGGCCGGTTCGTCTGGCCGATCACCAAGGCGGGCAAGGTCAGCCTCACCGCGGCGCAGCTTTCGATGCTGCTCGAAGGCATTGACTGGCGGCGTCCCGAACGCACCGCGGCGCCCTTGCTCGCAGGGTAA
- a CDS encoding IS66 family transposase, whose protein sequence is MFRVSEPASSSIDKDARIAELEAALAARDTLIDTLRHQLAQLRRMTFGQSSEKLALQIEQLELALEELEGEAEVADSRTSERAPAERVSPVRALPDHLPRAERRIEPEAGSCTCPDCGGALRPLGDDSDEQLDIAPVQWRVIRTVRPKYSCRACDRIVQAPAPVKAIARGKASFATLAHVVVHKFDHHLPLYRQAEMMAAQGIDIDRSTLAGWAGQAAHLLDPIVSRIREEGLKAAKLHTDDTPVPMLVPGKGRTAQARLWAYVVDDRASGAATPALAWYRFTPDRSGIHPQSELGPFTGLLQADGYAGYEKLYEGGRIQEVACWAHFRRKIFECHQTSPTPLTTDLLDRIAGLYRIEEEVRGQPPDVRRRHRQEQARPQIDALRGAIDDALRRLSPKSAMAKALAYGRKRWDALTRYTGEGMAEIDNNIAERAIRSIAIGRKNWLFAGSKAGGERAAAIYSVIETAKLNGVEPQAYIADVIEKIASGWPASRWDELMPWNWTAQTASVCMAA, encoded by the coding sequence ATGTTCCGCGTGTCGGAACCAGCCTCTTCCAGCATCGACAAGGACGCCCGGATCGCCGAGCTCGAAGCCGCTTTGGCGGCGCGCGATACGCTGATCGACACCCTCCGCCACCAGCTCGCGCAGCTTCGCCGCATGACCTTCGGCCAGTCCTCGGAGAAGCTCGCGCTCCAGATCGAGCAGCTCGAGCTGGCCCTCGAAGAACTCGAAGGCGAGGCTGAGGTCGCCGACAGCCGGACGAGTGAGCGGGCACCCGCCGAACGGGTATCGCCGGTGCGCGCATTGCCCGATCATCTGCCGCGCGCGGAACGGCGGATCGAGCCCGAGGCCGGCAGCTGCACCTGTCCCGATTGCGGCGGCGCGCTGCGCCCGCTTGGCGACGACAGTGATGAGCAGCTCGATATTGCCCCGGTCCAGTGGCGCGTCATCCGCACCGTGCGGCCCAAGTATAGCTGCCGCGCCTGCGACAGGATTGTCCAGGCACCGGCGCCGGTGAAGGCCATAGCACGTGGCAAGGCCAGCTTCGCGACGCTCGCCCATGTCGTCGTCCACAAGTTCGATCACCATCTCCCCCTCTATCGCCAGGCAGAGATGATGGCGGCGCAGGGCATCGACATCGATCGTTCAACCCTCGCCGGCTGGGCGGGCCAGGCCGCGCACCTGCTCGACCCCATCGTCAGCCGGATCCGCGAGGAAGGGCTGAAGGCCGCCAAGCTCCACACCGACGACACGCCGGTGCCGATGCTCGTGCCGGGCAAGGGCCGCACCGCGCAGGCGCGGCTCTGGGCCTATGTCGTCGATGACCGCGCATCGGGCGCCGCCACCCCGGCGCTCGCCTGGTATCGGTTCACTCCCGATCGCAGCGGCATCCATCCACAGAGCGAGCTGGGGCCGTTCACCGGCCTCCTCCAAGCCGACGGCTATGCCGGATATGAGAAGCTGTACGAGGGAGGTCGCATCCAGGAGGTCGCCTGCTGGGCGCACTTCCGCCGCAAGATCTTCGAGTGCCACCAGACGAGTCCGACGCCACTCACCACCGACCTGCTCGATCGTATCGCCGGGCTTTACCGGATCGAAGAGGAGGTGCGCGGCCAGCCGCCCGATGTCCGGCGCCGACATCGACAAGAGCAGGCCAGGCCGCAGATCGACGCGCTTCGCGGCGCGATCGACGACGCCCTGCGCCGCCTGTCGCCCAAGTCGGCGATGGCAAAGGCGCTCGCCTATGGCCGCAAGCGCTGGGATGCGCTGACCCGCTACACGGGCGAGGGCATGGCGGAGATCGACAACAATATCGCCGAGCGCGCCATCCGATCGATCGCGATCGGGCGCAAGAACTGGCTGTTCGCCGGATCGAAGGCCGGCGGCGAACGCGCCGCCGCCATCTACTCCGTCATCGAGACCGCCAAGCTCAACGGCGTCGAGCCGCAGGCCTATATCGCCGATGTCATCGAGAAGATCGCCTCAGGCTGGCCCGCCTCCCGCTGGGACGAGCTCATGCCGTGGAACTGGACAGCACAGACCGCGTCCGTATGCATGGCGGCATGA
- a CDS encoding plasmid pRiA4b ORF-3 family protein, producing MTDQIARIRITLEDMKPAIWRRVELPVTNSLKTLHLAIQACMLFENYHLFQFDIGDAAYGIRFDDDDAFMVRTRDAAHMRINKLVERGITSFTYTYDFGDNWRHRIEIEEISSTIPGTNYPRFVDGERRAPPEDVGGTPGFEEFLEAMSKPRHPERKSMIEWYGRPFDPADISPDEISARMAKLAKRRAQGKAAYADAKSRDS from the coding sequence ATGACCGATCAGATCGCCCGGATTCGCATAACGCTCGAAGACATGAAGCCCGCCATCTGGCGCCGTGTCGAACTTCCCGTTACCAACAGCCTCAAGACCCTGCACCTCGCGATCCAGGCCTGCATGCTCTTCGAGAACTACCATCTGTTCCAGTTCGACATTGGCGATGCCGCCTATGGCATCCGCTTCGATGATGACGATGCTTTCATGGTCCGCACCCGCGACGCCGCCCATATGCGCATCAACAAGCTCGTCGAGCGCGGCATAACCAGCTTCACCTACACCTATGATTTCGGCGACAACTGGCGACATCGTATCGAGATCGAAGAGATCTCATCCACCATTCCCGGCACCAATTACCCCCGCTTCGTCGATGGCGAACGGCGAGCCCCGCCCGAAGATGTCGGTGGCACACCAGGGTTCGAAGAGTTCCTTGAGGCCATGTCCAAGCCGCGTCATCCCGAACGCAAATCCATGATCGAATGGTATGGCCGACCCTTCGACCCCGCCGATATCAGCCCCGACGAGATCAGCGCACGCATGGCAAAGCTCGCCAAGCGAAGGGCGCAGGGAAAAGCCGCCTACGCCGACGCTAAATCCCGCGACAGCTAA
- a CDS encoding transposase, producing MSEDIGAAGASALVTGHMSDRMSSRIAVVGGRRRWSVDQKLSILREAFGPDGSVSATCQRHAVGSGLLYTWRRQALAGDLTGAKRTPAPSFAEVEVSVPAPATAGSGQIGIELPSGVRLTVDAAVDADALARVMSVLAR from the coding sequence ATGAGCGAGGATATCGGAGCGGCGGGAGCGAGTGCTCTTGTGACTGGTCATATGAGTGATCGTATGAGCAGTCGGATCGCGGTCGTTGGCGGCCGTCGCCGTTGGTCGGTGGATCAGAAGCTGTCGATCCTGCGCGAGGCATTTGGCCCCGACGGCTCGGTCTCGGCGACATGCCAGCGGCACGCGGTCGGCAGCGGGCTGCTCTATACGTGGCGCCGACAGGCCCTGGCTGGCGATCTGACGGGAGCGAAGCGCACGCCGGCACCCTCGTTCGCCGAGGTGGAGGTGTCCGTTCCGGCCCCGGCAACGGCAGGCAGCGGCCAGATCGGGATCGAGCTGCCGTCAGGCGTGCGGCTCACCGTCGACGCGGCGGTCGATGCCGATGCGCTGGCACGGGTGATGTCCGTCCTTGCCCGATGA